CGTACCGAGGGTTCAAATCCCTCCGCCACCGCCAGAAATGGCCCCCGTCAAGTAGACGGGGGCCATTTCTCATTCGGCGATACCGTTGCGGAGAATCCGGAGTGCATCTTCGGTCCTTCGACCACCGTTGTGCTCCGAGCACAAAGGCCCCTCCCAAGTCTGGCCTCCCGGGCCGTTCCAGATCACTTCAGGCTTCCTTAGTGTTCTGGATCACATATCTGAGGACAGAACGCCGAGTCTTGGAGGCCCTACCCGTGACCAGTTCCTATTTTGCCTGGGACCTGACGAAGCGTGGCGACGCACCATGCGTCCGCGACGACGAGACCGCACTCGACTACATGAGCTTCGCCGAACGCGTCGAAGCCGCTGCGGAACAGTTCGCTGCGCGGGGTGTCGGCCGGGGCGCCGTGGTGGCGACTTTCCTGCCGAACCGCGTCGAACTGCTGATCACGCTGATGGCCGCCTGGCGGCTCGGAGCGATCGCCACCCCGGTCAACCCTGCGTTCACGCCCGACGAGGCCGAGTACCAGCTGACGGACTCGGGCGCACGCCTCGTCGTCGGAGTGAACGCGGGCGGGACCGATCCCGATCGTGACTTCCTCTCCGTCGGCGACCTCGCCACGTCGCCAAGCCCGCGCTGGCGAGTCCCGGCCGCGCCGGGCTTCGATGACGACGCCCTGCTCATCTACACGTCCGGCTCGACCGGCCGCCCCAAGGGCGTGCGTCTCTGCCACGGAAACTTGCACCACATGGGATCGGCGATGGCCCAACACTTCTCGCTCACCGATCGGGACCATGCCCTTCTCGTGTTGCCGCTGTTCCACGTCAACGCCATCTGCGTGAGCTTCCTGGCGCCGATGCTCGTCGGCGGGCAGTTGAGCATCACCGGCAAGTTCTCGCCGAGTCGATTCTTCGACGACGTCGCGCGACTGAAGCCCACGTACTTCTCCGCCGTCCCGACCATTTACGCGCTCCTGGTCTCGCAGCCCGGGCTCACCCCGGACGCCACCGCGTCGCTGCGGTTCGCGGTCTGCGGTGCGGCCCCGATCTCCAAGGAACTGCTCGACCGCGTCGAACAGGCCTTCGGCATCCCGATCGTCGAGGGTTACGGGCTCACCGAGGGCACATGCGCATCTGCCTGTAACCCGGTAGACGGTGTACGCAAACTCGGCACGGTCGGGCCTGCGCTACCCGGCCAGCACATCGCCATCGTCGACGCCGCAGGCGCCGAGGTGCCGACCGGTGAGATCGGCGAGGTCGTCATCAGCGGACCGAATGTGATGCGCGGCTACCTCAATCGTCCCGATGCCACCGCCTCGACCATCGTCGACGGCCGGCTGCACACCGGTGACGTCGGCCGTCTCGACTCCGACGGCTACCTGACCCTCGTCGACCGGATCAAGGACATGATCATCCGTGGCGGCGAGAACATCTACCCGAAGGAGATCGAGAACGCGCTCGCCACCCACCCCGGCGTCCTCGAATGCGCCGTCGTCGGTGCCCCCGACGAGCTCTACGGCGAGTTACCGGTCGCCTTCGTGGTCGCCTACCCGGACCGGAACCCGTCGGCCGAGGAACTCGCTGCCCACATCGCCGGCCGACTCGCGAAGGTCAAGCAGCCCAGCGTGATCCACGTCGTCGGCGAACTGCCGCGCAACCCCGTCGGCAAGATCGACAAGCCGGCCCTGCGCAACGAGTTGCGCAGCCCCGCACCAATCTGACGACCACCACACGATCCACCGACTCGCAGCCGCCGGCTGCCGAGGCGATACCCCACGCGCCACGGACCCCCGCGACGCCCGAATCCAGTGATATTCCACCGGAAAAGGAGTGCACAGAAATGGGACTCACCCAACCCGATTTCCCCCAAGTGGACCCGGAGACATTCCTCCAGAGACCGTTCTTCGACCGAATCCGCACACTCGGCGCCCATTGGGCCGATTACGGATTCGGCACACCGAAGATGGTGCACATCATCTATCTGGTGAAGGTCTTCGTCTTCTACGTCGGCGTGGGGATCACGCTCGCGACCCTGACGTCCGGGCTCAACCCGCTCCACGTCACCGAATGGTGGAACCAGCCCATCGTCTACCAGAAGGCGATCCTGTGGACGGTGTTGGTGGAGATCCTCGGCATCGGCGGCTCGTGGGGTCCGCTGGCCGGCCACTTCAAGCCGATGACCGGTGGCATCCTGTATTGGTTGCGGCCCAAGACGATCCGGCTCCCACCGTGGCCCGGCAAGGTGCCCTTCACCAAGGGCGATTCCCGCACCCCCTTCGACGTCGCGGTGTACGCCCTCATTCTCACGAATCTCGTTGTCGCGATCGCTCTTCCGGGTGTCTCGTCGGACTCGCTCGACGCGGCGATGGCAGACAACCAGGGCCTGGTGAACCCGACGCTGATGTACCCGCTGATCGCGCTGATCGTCGTGATGGGACTTCGGGACAAGGTCATCTTCCTGGCGGGACGATCCGAGCAGTATCTGCCCGCGATCATCTTCTTCGGAATCCTGCCGTTCGTGGACATGATCCTCGCGCTGAAGTTGCTGATCGTGACCGTCTGGGTCGGTGCCGGCATCTCCAAGATGGGCCACCACTTCTCGATGGTGATCCCGCCGATGCTGTCGAACACCCCGTGGCTGCCGAGCAAGACCATCAAGCGTGCGCACTACCGCAACTTCCCCGAGGACATGCGGCCGTCGAAGCTGGCCGGCGGCGTCGGGCACGTGCTGGGCACCATCGTCGAGATCGTCACGCCTCTGGTGCTGCTCTTCTCCACCAACAAGACGCTCACTGTGGCCGCGGTCGTGCTGATGGTGTGCTTCCACCTGTTCATCCTGTCGACGTTCCCGCTGGCCGTCCCTCTCGAATGGAACATGCTGTTCGCCTACGCGTCGGTCTTCCTGTTCCTCGGGTTCCCGGCGTGGGACGGCTACGCCCTCGCCGACACCTCGACCCCGTGGGGCCTGGCGCTGATCGCCGCGGCGCTCTGCTTCTTCCCGGTTCTGGGCAACCTGCGGCCCGACCTAGTCTCCTTCCTGCCGTCGATGCGTCAGTACGCCGGCAACTGGGCGTCGGCGACCTGGGCATTCGCGCCGGGCGCCGAGGAGAAGCTCGACAAGCACGTCGTGCGACCGGCCAAGAACACCCGCACGCAGCTGCTCGAGTCGTACCCGCCGGAGGTCGCCGACGTGGTGATGCACCAGCTGCTGGCCTGGCGGTCGCTGCACAGCCAGGGCCGCGCGCTGTACTCACTGATGATGCGCCACCTCGGTGAGGACATCGACACCTACACCCTGCGGGAGGCAGAGTTCTCCTGTAACTCACTGGTGGCCTTCAACTTCGGTGACGGACACCTCCACGACGAGAAGCTCATCGCCGCTCTCCAGCGACGCTGCAACTTCGCGCCCGGTGAGTTCACTGTCGCGTGGATCGAGTCGCAACCCATCCACAAGGGCACGCAGAGCTACAAGGTGATCGACGCCGCGCTGGGTGTCATCGAGACCGGAACCTACCGGGTCGTCGACGCGGTCAACGAGCAGCCGTGGCTGCCGAACGGGCCGATCCCGTTCGACGTCGAGTGGACTCTCGACGTTGACGCTCGTCGCGCGGTCACCGATCCTGAGGTGGTGCGTGAACCGCAGATGCGCCGCAACGACAGCGGCACGTCGCCCGTGCAGGCGACAGATCAGGTGCAGCAGTGACCACTGCTGTCGTGGTCGGCGGCGGGCCCAACGGGCTCGCCGCCGCCCTGCACCTGGCCCGCAACGGCGTGCAGGTGCAGGTACTGGAAGCCGCCGACACGGTCGGCGGTGGTGCACGGTCCGGTGAACTGACCGTGCCCGGCGTCATCCACGATCACTGCTCGGCGTTCCATCCGCTCGGTGTGGGGTCGCCGTTCTGGGCCGAGGTCGGACTCGAGAAGTACGGGCTGGTGTGGAAGTGGCCGGAGGTCGACTGCGCGCACCCGCTCGACTCCGGGGACGTTGCGCTGCTGTACCAGTCGATCACCGAGACCGCCGCGGGTCTGGGCGACGACGGAAGGCGCTGGCGATCCATGTTCGGCGACCTGGCCGAGCATTTCGACGACCTCGGTGAGGACCTGCTCAGGCCGATCGTCAACATCCCCGGACACCCGATCAGGTTGGCCGCCTTCGGGCCTCGCGCGGTGCTACCGGCCACCGTGCTGGCCCGCTGGTTCCGCACCGAGCGCGGGCGGGCGCTCTATGGCGGGATCGCCGCGCATCTGTTCTCCCGCCTCGACCGGCCGTTGACCGCATCACTCGGCCTGATGATCGCCGCTAGCGGACATCGGTACGGATGGCCTGTCGCCGAGGGCGGTTCCGGCGCCATCATCGCGGCGGTGACGGCTGCACTGCTCGACGCCGGCGGCAAGATCGAGACCGGGGTCCGAGTCAGCTCCCGCGCCGACATCCCGCCCGCCGATCTCGTTCTTCTGGATCTCTCGCCGGCGCAAGTGCTTTCGATCTATGGCGACGCCATGCCCGCGCGGGTTCGCCGCTCCTACCGGCGGTACCGCGTCGGGTCGTCGGCCTTCAAGGTCGACTTCGCCATCGACGGCGACATCCCGTGGACCAATCCGGATTGTGTGCGGGCCGGAACCGTTCACCTCGGCGGCGATTTCGACGAGGTCGCGTACACGGAGAAGCAGCGCGCCGCGGGGGTCATGCCGTCCCGGCCCTTCGTCCTGCTCGGTCAGCAGTACGTTGCCGACCCCAGCCGGAGTGCGGGCGGAATCAATCCGATCTACGCCTACGCCCACGTCCCACGGGGTTTCGAGGGCGACGCCACCGACCAGATCGTGGCGCAGATCGAGAGATTCGCTCCGGGTTTCCGCGACCGCATCGTCGCCACGACGAGCCTGGGAACCGAGGCCCTGCATCAGGGCAACGCCAACTTCGCGGCCGGCGACATCATCGGCGGCGCCAACGACGGACTGCAGATGGTCCTGCGCCCCCGCCTTGGCATGGACCCGTACTCGACAGGTGTTCCGGGCGTGTACATCTGCTCGCAGGCCAGCCCCCGGGAGCCGGTGTGCACGGATTGTGCGGATTCCATGCGGCGGAGTCGGCGCTTCGGCACAGCCGAAAGGTCTCGAAGCCTTGACCGGTTCGGGTTCCTTTCGATCGATGTCGACGGCGGCCGGTGACGCCGCCCGCGATCGGCTGGCCGGGGTGCCCGCGGCCGCCGACTCCGAATTGCTCGAACACGCCGCGCTGGTCGCGAAGATGTTGCGGGAGGGCGAGTCCGAGCTCGTCGCCGAGCTGAGCTCGATGATGGCCCGCGGCATCGACCAACTCGACACCGACCCGAAACTGGTGGAACTCCTCGCGGCCAGTGTGCACGGCAACGTGTCGACCATCATCCATGTCCTGGCCAACGACATACCCATCGAGCATCTCCAACCGGCTACTGCCGCAGTGGAGTACGCCCTCAGGTTGGCGCAGCGCGACGTCCCGTCGAACTCACTCGTCCGGGCGTACCACATGGGCCAGAACAGTATGATGCACCGCTGTTACCGACTGGTCGAGGAACTCGACCTCGACGGCGAGGCGTCCATGGCGCTCATCCGACACATCTCCGATGTGGTCTTCGGATACATCGACTGGATCACCCTCTACGTGTTCGAGGCATACGAGGACGAGCGACGCCGGTGGCTGGGCGTCGAGGGCAATGTGCAGTCGGCGGCGATCCACACGTTCCTCGGCAGCCTCGACACCGACGACCGCGACTTCGAGAGGGAGACCGGATACCGTCTGGACCGGCGACATCTGGCGCTGATCGTGTGGTCGGCCGACGATGATCCGGTCGAGCTGGTGGTCCTCACCCGCGCGGCAAGGGATCTCGCGGTCGCGCTGGGCGGTGGCGGGGACCCCATCGTCACCGCCATCGACCGATCGACGGTCTGGGCCTGGATTCCACTCGCCCCCGGTCGAGGGGGCGGTGACGACCCGTCGGAAAGCGTTGCGCGGGCGACGTTGCCGACGGGGGTCAGGGTCGCGTGGGGCCTGCCCGGATCGGGTGCCCGCGGCTTCCGGCGCACCCATGAACAGGCGCGAGCTGCCTACTCGGTCGCGACGACCGCCGGCAGTTCGGCCGGCCGGGTCGTCGGCTTCGGCGACCGTGGTGTGGCCGTCGTGTCCCTGCTCGCGAGGGATCTGGATTCGACGAGGTCCTGGGTTCATGAGGTGCTGGGGGGCCTCGCCGAGGACACCCCCAACGCTGCCATGCTCCGGGAGACGCTGTCGGTGTACTTCGCCACGAAGGAAAGCCACCTGCGCACCGCCGAGCGGCTGAACCTGCACCGCAACACCGTGAAGTACCGCATCGGCAAGGCGTTGGCCGAGGCGCCGCGCGACCGCGATCGCCTCGACCTCGCCCTGGCGCTCACCGTCTGCGAGTTCCTCGGACCCACGGTGCTCGACGGCTGACCCCGGGCCGCCGGTCAGTCACACGCGGTGGCCGCCGAGGCCTCCCATAGCGGCGCGATCTCCTTCTCGATGCGTTCGGTGATCGCCACCCGCCGGTCGAGTGCGTCCTGGCCCACCGGAAGATGCAGTGGCAGTGGATCGTCCGACGACACGATCCGATGGATGAACGCGGCGCCCTTGACCGGATCGCCGAGCTGCGAGTGGTTGGTCACCTCGGCCCACTCGAGTGTTGCGTGAGCCGGAGTGCCGTCGTACGCGGCAAGCTGATTCGCCGGGAGCTGCAGCGAACTGACGTCGAGGAAATCGGTGCGGAACACACCGGGTTCGACGACGGTGCTCTGGATTCCGAACGCAGCCAGCTCACCGGCGAGTGATTCGCTGATGCCCGCGACCGCGAACTTGGTCGCCGAATAGAGTGCGACGCCCGGCTCGCCCTCGAAGCCGCCACGGGACCCGATGTGCACGAGTTTGCCGCGACCGGCGGCCCGCATCAGCGGCACGACCGCACGAGTGGCGTTCAGGAGCCCGAAGACGTTGACGTCGAACACCGACCTGGCCTCGGCATCGGAGATCTCTTCCACCGCGCCGAGGAGGCCGCGGCCGGCATTGTTGACCAGGACGTCGATGATCCCGAATCGCTCCACCGTCGATGCGACGGCGGTGGCGACCTGGTCGACGTCGGTGACGTCGAGCGGCACCGGGAGGACGTCGGGGTGATTGCGGACGTCGTCGGGGATGGAGTTGATTTTGCGTGCACAGACGGCGACGCTGTCGCCGGCCTGAAGAGCGGCCCGTGCGATCTCGAGGCCCAGTCCGCGGCCCGCGCCGGTGATCATCCAGACAGACATGTTCGTACTCACTTTCGTTGGGATGGTGGTGAATCGCCGTCGAGGCGATGACATCCATGGTTGCGATGCCGCGAGCACCGGTGAAGAGAGAGTTCTTCCTGGGACAAACTGGGCCACCTTCACCCTTTGACGCAGGTCGACGGACCTCCCAGGATGGAGACATGGCCGATCAGCTGGAACCGTCACTCGCCGATTTCCTCCGCGCGGCTCGCGGTCGGCTGTCGCCGGACGCCGCCGGGATACCCGATGCGGGACGCCGCAGGGTCAAGGGCCTGCGGCGCGAGGAACTGGCGATGCTCGCCGGTGTGAGCGTCGACTACTACACGCGGTTGGAGCAGGGACGCAGCAAGAGCGCGTCCCTGGAGGTGCTCGACGCGCTGGCCGACGCCCTGCAGCTCGATGACAGCGAGCGCTCCCATCTGCACGCGATCGCTCGTCGCGAACCGGCCAGGAGGCGCCGCGCCGACAGGCCGCAACGCCTCCACGAGTCGACCCGGGAACTACTCGCCACCTTCGACGCTGCGCTGCAGCCGGCGTTCGTCCTCGGACGCCGGTTGGATGTGCTGGGCCACAACCGACTTGCCGGACTCCTCGTCGTCGACTTCGAGAACTTGCCTGCGGCGGAGCGCAATCAAGCCCGTTTCGTCTTCCTGGACCCGCATGCGCGCGACCTGTATACGGACTGGGACGGTGTCGCCGCGGACACCGCAGCCATGTTGCGCATGGACGCGGGCAAACATCCCGACGACCCCCGGCTCGGAGCCCTGGTGGGCGAACTGTCCATCCACAGTCCGGAATTCGTCAAGCTCTGGGCCCGTAACCGCGTGCACGAGCGCAGCGTCGGCACCAAGCGCTATCACCACCCGCTGGTAGGTGATCTGACTGTCGCCTACCAGGCCCTGACACCGGGCGACGATCCCGAGCAGACGATCTTCGTCTACCGGACCGAACCGGAATCGGCGTCGCGACATGCACTCCAGCTGCTGTCCGGGCTCGCCGACGATCCGGCGTCGCCTGCCGGGACGAAGCCCATCTCGCGCGCCGCCGAGCCGGGTACCTGAGCGACCCCGGGTATCAGCCGATGGCGGTCCGGCGTTCCTGCGCGGTGTTCTTCCGTGCCGCCGCGACCGGAGACAGTGCGACGGCGATGGTGCCGGTCACCACCAGGTGCGACGGGACCACGGCATGAAGTGTGCGCCGATGCCGGGACAGGTCGACGACGGTGATGTCGAGCATCGACCCTGTCGAGCCGGCCCCGGGGAACGCGACGTCGAGGATCGACGAGTGGAGGGGAAGTGCGGCATCGATGGCGACGACCGCGCGTCCGTGGGAGATCACGACCGAGGTCATCCGGGTCACCAGCGTCGAGAACCACTCCGACGGTTCGCACGAGGACTGGCTGACGGGTAGTCCATCGGCGTCGAGGTAAAAGGCGACCTTGCGCCGGAGGGACTCCTCGCGCAACGAGACCTCTCCCGCGAGGATGTCGTCGCCGGCGGCGCTGAGCTGGGCTCCCCAGGTGGATGCATCGAAGGTTCTGGTCACTTCTGACCCCTCTCGGCGAAGGACTGTGTTCTCACAGTGTGACCGATCGAGTGCAGTTCTGCACCAGGACGCGACGGAAAGATGTTGAACAACAACGAAATCGGTGGTCGGTGTGTGCCGGAGCGCACACGCTGGAGTCGGCGCCGATCCGACGCGAACGACGATCGGGTGCTCGACCGCGATCTCGTCGTGTGCACCGATCATGGCGCAACATCACGCCTCCGCACCTCGGACACGCCGTTGTCGATTGATCGGGGGCACCGGGCTACCCGGTAGCCGGTATCCCGGTGCACCGGCCAGCCCCCGGTCGGGTTGGCGGTCAGCATCGACGACATCCGCCCGCGGCCGGACGAGTCTTGAAGTCACCGATCCAAGACTCTGCAGTGGCACTGCGCGAGAGGAGCTCTCATCATGAACGACACATCGATCGACACCAGCGTTCCGCCGAGCGGGCCGGGTTGCGTCGAATGCGAGGCCGCCCGGTCATGGTGGTTTCACCTGCGGCGATGCGCCGAGTGCGGTCACATCGGCTGCTGTGACGACTCGCTCAGCCGCCACGCCCGTCAGCACGCCGCCGAGACCGGACACACGGTGATGCAGAGCTTCGAACCGGGGGAGAACTGGTTCTACAGCTTCCGAACCCGTCAGGTGTTCGACGGCCCGACGATGGTCGAACCCACGTCGCACCCGGCCGATCAAGGCGTTCCCGGACCGGTCGGTCGCGTGCCAGGTGATTGGGTTCGGCAACTGAATCATGCGCACTCACGCTGACTCCCGAAACCGATTTCACCACTTCGATTCACAAACCACGGAGCCCACCATGTCCACCATGAATTCACACGCCACCGACCTCGTCAGAGTCTACGGTCGCACTCAGTGCCGGCGTGCGTTCGAACTGCGTGACTTCCTCAGCCGGAGCGTCGTTCACTTCGAATGGATCCCGATCGACACCGACGTCGACTCCACACGGCACTTCGGTCTGCCACTGGACGAGACCGATCTTCCGATCGTCGATCTGAGCGATGGTTCGCGGTTGCACTCGCCGACGGTCGCCGAGCTGGCCGACCGGCTCGGGTGGGTCCAGGAACCGAAGCTGCCGGAGTACGACGTCGCGATCTACGGCGCCGGGCCGGCGGGACTGTCCGCAGCGGTCTACGCGGCGTCGGAGGGGCTGAGCGTGGCCGTCCTGGAGCGCGAGGCCGTCGGCGGGCAGGCCGGTTACAGCAGCCTCATCGAGAACTACCTCGGCTTCCCGAAGGGCATCCCCGGAGGCGAACTGACGGAACGCGCCCGCCAGCAGGCGGTGTCGTTCGGCGCCGAACTCCTCCTCATGCGCGACGGGATGCAGACCCGCTTCGCCGACGACCGGGTGTACACGACCCTGAACGACGGGACGACCGTCGTCTCACGGACTGCGGTGTGCACAACCGGCGTCGAGTGGCGACGTCTCGGACTCCCTGACGAGGACCGCTACATGGGCTGCGGCCTGTTCTACGGGGCGGGGACCAGCGAGGCGTCGACGTGCTCCGATCTCGAGGTGTTCGTCGTCGGTGGCGGGAATTCCGCAGGTCAGGCGGTGATGAACCTCTCGGCGTACGCCAAGCGCGTCACCATGCTGGTCCGCGGGCCGTCCTTGTCGGCGACGCTGTCCGCCTATCTCGAGGAGCGTGTCGTCCGCCGGCCCAATGTCGAGATCAGGACGAACACCCGGGTGGTCGGCCTCGACGGAGCGCAGGGGCTGACGGCGATCCGTCTCGAGGACACCAGGACCGGCGCCGTCGAGGAGGCCGACACGGAACGACTGTTCGTCTGCATCGGTGGCGACCCTGCCACCGAATGGGCTGCCGGGACACCGCTGGTGCGCGACGATCACGGATTCCTCATCACCGGACCCGATCTCGTGCGCACCCATCGCGAGGCGCACTGGCCGCTCGAGCGCGCCCCTTACTACATGGAGACCTCGGTACCCGGGTTCTTCGCGGCCGGCGACGTTCGCCGGAACTCGGTGAAGCGCGTCGCGTCCGCCGTGGGTGAAGGGGCGATGGCGGTGACCTTCGTCCACAGTTACCGGCCTCGATCTAGTTGTTTCAGATCTAGCTGTGCACGCCGGTGTGGCTCCCGTCGGCACGCCACGTCACCGTCGTCGGGACCTCGTCGTCCCAGGGCTGGCGGGTGACGAGGTCGGCGACCCGGACGTACCCGCGTTCGAAGATGCCGGTCGCCGGATCGATCAGGCGATACTCCTGCGTCTGGCGATGGATCGGCTGGGCGTCGAGCAGGACGATCCGGACCTCACCGGGCTCGAAACGGCAACGCCGTTGCAGTGATTCGATCAGCTGCTCGTTCGAGAGGTGACCGTCCCCGAAGTTCCAGCCCATGGCGGTACTGCAGATCCGCTCACCGTCGGTGAGGACGTACTGCTGCTCGGGAGTTCCGGCCATCGCGCGGTGGGCGAGCGTGAACAGCGCGCGGCCGTGACTGTTGAAGGCGCGGAACGCATATCCCATGTAGAGCGGGATCTGCGCGGCTTCGGGGCTGCCGTAGAAACGTTCGAGCTGCGCGGCCGGCATCGATGCGATCGCCACGATGCCCGCTTCGATCTTCGCCGACGCCGACGGTTTGATGCACCACAACCCGGTGTCCCAGTTGCCCGCGTAATACCGCATGCCCGGCAGGAACGACACCTTGCGCGGCATCAGGTTCCCGACGACGACGGTCGTCGCCGACACCGCGAACAGCACAATGGGCCAGGGTGATTCGAGATCGGTGAGGCCGATCCCCGGGTGTCCGACGAAGATCGCCAGGATGCCGAACATCATGAAGACGTTCCACTCCAGCGGGACGCCCATCGGGATCGACGACAGGATGCCGAAGTGGAAGACGAGCATGATCGCAGCGGCGATCCCGCCCACCCATCCCCCGTGTGAGAAGAACAGCACGATGGGAACGAGTCCCTCGACGGCGGTGGAGAAGTGGGCGATCCAGCGTGAGCGTCGTCCGGGGCGCAGGTCGTCGGGGAAGTCCTCGAAGAACTTCCGTTTGATCCTCGGCGACCGCCAGATCGGGTTGTTCGACATCATCGTCGCGATGACGAAGGGGAAGTGCTTGTTCAGCTTCGATGTCGCCGCGCCCAGCCAGATGCACAGGAACAGGAGTTTGGCGCCGATGATCATGTCGACGCCGCTGAACAGGAACGTCACCGTGAGCGCCCCGTACACCTCGCCGCGCGCCGCGAGGAAGACCGTCTTGTCGCGGAGCCCGATGGCGGCGAGGAGCGCGAGGATGGTCCAGATCTGCCACACCGGCAGCACCCCGACGGTCGTGTCGAGAGCGGGTACGGCCCCGGACCCGGAGCTGAAGAGCGCGATCAGCACGACGACGATCAGCGCGCCGTAGAGCGCGACGTCGACCGGGGTTCGGGTGTCGCCCGCGGTCAGGGGAATCCGCGGCCACGGGGGTTGGCGGATCGTTTTGGGGCGCAACCAATAGAGGATCGAACCGAAGGGCGGGAAGAAGCGGTTGTTCAGCGGACCGAACCCGCAACCGAATCCCACGACCTCGAACAGCATCGTGTAAAGCACGATCTTCTGGAAGACGATCGGCTCGTTGTACCAGTCGGTGACCGCGAAGAAGCCGTCGATGCCGGGCGTCGAGATGACGATCGCCCAGCCGATCAGGATGTAGGCGAGGATCTTTGCGACATAGAACAGGTGCAGGGCGACCGGGGTTCCGAACCCGACCTCGGCCCAGTGTCGCGCCATCGGTCGGATCTTCTCCGCTCGCGTGCCCTGACTCCAGGTCGGGAAATCGATGTCCGGCGTGGTCTGCTTCAGGAATCCCATCGTTGCCGAACGTAACAAACCAAGCGATTGCTCGGGGTCGGATCAGGCCTGGTCGAGCGATTTCGGCACCGTGCGTGCATTCCGGTCACCGATGCGCGGCATCGTATGCCTCGCGGCTAGCGTGCACCTCGTCCATGTGGGCCTCGGCCCACGTCTTGATCGACGCCATGACGCCGTGCAGGGACAGCCCGAGGTCGGTGAGCTCGTAGGTCACGGTGACCGGGACGGTGGCAGTCACCGTGCGGGTGACGAGTCCATCGCGTTCCATCGAGCGCAGCGTCTGCGTCAGCATCTTCTGGCTGACACCGGCCAGGCGTTGTGCGAGTTGGGAGTAGCGCATCGCCCGCGGGCCTCCGGGACAGTCGTTTCCCGGGGCGGGCCCGTCGCTGCCGAGTGCGGCGAGGATGAGCGCGACCCACTTGTTGGAGATGCGGTCCAGGAGCTGGCGACTCGGGCACTGCGCGAGGAAGGCGTCGTACTGGGCGCGAGCCTCGGCTCGTTTGTCGGCTGCGGTCTGCGTCGGCATGGCGGCACCTTTCGTTTCGGTGTGTAACGCACTTCGAAGTGCGTACTTCCCATTAGAGAGTTGCTCTCTCATGGTGGTTCCTAGAACCGCTACACACAAGAAGGAGACGCCATGAGCACAAGTCGAGACACTTTCCGCGCCGCGGTCGTGACCACGCCGTCGGGACCCGACGCGATCGAGATCGTCGACGTCCCGGTGCGGCGACCCGCGGACGGCGAGGTGCGCGTCGCGGTCGCCGCCGCCTCGGTCAACCCGGTCGACCTCGCGGTGTCGTCCGGGTTCTTCCACTCGGTGGGGGTGATCAGCGGCGACACGCCCGTCGGGCTGGGTATGGACTTCGCGGGCACGGTCCTCGAGTCCGGCGTCGGCGTCGACCTCGCACCGGGTACCCGGGTCGCCGGGGTCCTGCCCGGCTTCGGCCATCCGACCGGCGCCTACGCGGAAGAGGTCGTGACTTCGGTCGATGCGGTGGCGGTCGTGCCGGAATCCCTGGACCTCGTCGCGGCGGCGACCGTGGCCATCAACGTCCTTGCCGCCG
The sequence above is drawn from the Gordonia rubripertincta genome and encodes:
- a CDS encoding NAD(P)/FAD-dependent oxidoreductase, whose product is MNSHATDLVRVYGRTQCRRAFELRDFLSRSVVHFEWIPIDTDVDSTRHFGLPLDETDLPIVDLSDGSRLHSPTVAELADRLGWVQEPKLPEYDVAIYGAGPAGLSAAVYAASEGLSVAVLEREAVGGQAGYSSLIENYLGFPKGIPGGELTERARQQAVSFGAELLLMRDGMQTRFADDRVYTTLNDGTTVVSRTAVCTTGVEWRRLGLPDEDRYMGCGLFYGAGTSEASTCSDLEVFVVGGGNSAGQAVMNLSAYAKRVTMLVRGPSLSATLSAYLEERVVRRPNVEIRTNTRVVGLDGAQGLTAIRLEDTRTGAVEEADTERLFVCIGGDPATEWAAGTPLVRDDHGFLITGPDLVRTHREAHWPLERAPYYMETSVPGFFAAGDVRRNSVKRVASAVGEGAMAVTFVHSYRPRSSCFRSSCARRCGSRRHATSPSSGPRRPRAGG
- a CDS encoding helix-turn-helix domain-containing protein codes for the protein MADQLEPSLADFLRAARGRLSPDAAGIPDAGRRRVKGLRREELAMLAGVSVDYYTRLEQGRSKSASLEVLDALADALQLDDSERSHLHAIARREPARRRRADRPQRLHESTRELLATFDAALQPAFVLGRRLDVLGHNRLAGLLVVDFENLPAAERNQARFVFLDPHARDLYTDWDGVAADTAAMLRMDAGKHPDDPRLGALVGELSIHSPEFVKLWARNRVHERSVGTKRYHHPLVGDLTVAYQALTPGDDPEQTIFVYRTEPESASRHALQLLSGLADDPASPAGTKPISRAAEPGT
- a CDS encoding DUF3556 domain-containing protein; translated protein: MGFLKQTTPDIDFPTWSQGTRAEKIRPMARHWAEVGFGTPVALHLFYVAKILAYILIGWAIVISTPGIDGFFAVTDWYNEPIVFQKIVLYTMLFEVVGFGCGFGPLNNRFFPPFGSILYWLRPKTIRQPPWPRIPLTAGDTRTPVDVALYGALIVVVLIALFSSGSGAVPALDTTVGVLPVWQIWTILALLAAIGLRDKTVFLAARGEVYGALTVTFLFSGVDMIIGAKLLFLCIWLGAATSKLNKHFPFVIATMMSNNPIWRSPRIKRKFFEDFPDDLRPGRRSRWIAHFSTAVEGLVPIVLFFSHGGWVGGIAAAIMLVFHFGILSSIPMGVPLEWNVFMMFGILAIFVGHPGIGLTDLESPWPIVLFAVSATTVVVGNLMPRKVSFLPGMRYYAGNWDTGLWCIKPSASAKIEAGIVAIASMPAAQLERFYGSPEAAQIPLYMGYAFRAFNSHGRALFTLAHRAMAGTPEQQYVLTDGERICSTAMGWNFGDGHLSNEQLIESLQRRCRFEPGEVRIVLLDAQPIHRQTQEYRLIDPATGIFERGYVRVADLVTRQPWDDEVPTTVTWRADGSHTGVHS
- a CDS encoding winged helix-turn-helix transcriptional regulator; the encoded protein is MPTQTAADKRAEARAQYDAFLAQCPSRQLLDRISNKWVALILAALGSDGPAPGNDCPGGPRAMRYSQLAQRLAGVSQKMLTQTLRSMERDGLVTRTVTATVPVTVTYELTDLGLSLHGVMASIKTWAEAHMDEVHASREAYDAAHR
- a CDS encoding UBP-type zinc finger domain-containing protein yields the protein MNDTSIDTSVPPSGPGCVECEAARSWWFHLRRCAECGHIGCCDDSLSRHARQHAAETGHTVMQSFEPGENWFYSFRTRQVFDGPTMVEPTSHPADQGVPGPVGRVPGDWVRQLNHAHSR